Part of the Peromyscus maniculatus bairdii isolate BWxNUB_F1_BW_parent chromosome 23, HU_Pman_BW_mat_3.1, whole genome shotgun sequence genome is shown below.
GTCAACACTGggatcagcaagatggctcagcaggtaaggggaCTAGttaccaaacctgatgacctgaatttgataccccagaaatggtggaaggagagaaatgaccttacaaattgtcctctgaccttcatatgcaGGCTATAGTGTGCAAGTACATGAGAGAGTTCACAtgtttacatacacacagacacacacacacacacacacacacacacacacacacgcacgcgcgcgcgcgcgcgcacacacacacacacacacacacacacgcacacacacatgcacacacacagagtttaaaaagaaaaaaacataagagGCATTTTGTAAGGGTCTGAGAATCACTGAAGGAAGAACCCACACTCAAATAATATGCAAATACAAAGTGCATTTATTCTTCAGGAAAAGCCAGCAAGCAGGGGTCAATGATTATCCCCACAAAATGTCAATGATGACCCGGGACAATGGCACCCAGGGCATTTTAAAGGAGACTTGGGAATTCTAAGTATCTCTGTTCTAATTGGGCAATTGGGAAGCAGTTACATGGGATGTATTTTGATTGGACAGGACTGGATGGGGCTATTAAAGTTCCATCCATGGTGGGCTTTTTAGTCCTATATGGTCAATAACAGCCATATCCTGTAACTTTTGGGTCTTTCTGCCTCATAAGACCAGGCTTCAAACTGTTTGGCTGATTGGTCAAACTTGGCTGGGGGATTTCCTGACTCTGGCTTAGGTCATTATATAAAATGGGATAGTTCCTGTGTCTAAGATGGAAACACATTATGGCCCCTTCAATttgaagctggagaaatggctcagtagttaagagcactatctGCTCTTACAGATTTCTGGGCCTGGTTTGCACCCctcacatgacagcttacaaacATTTTTAACCCTATTTGCAGGTGATCCAAAGTTCTCTTCTGATCTTCTTAGGTACCAGGCATGGACAtggaacacatatatacatgcaagcaaaacactcctacacataaatattaaaaaaagaaaagaaccgcAGTAAGGACCTCAATTTCCCTGGTAACATATGGCCACTCCAGTGGGACTCCCCAGATAGCCTGGTAACAGTAGCATCCCATCCTGAGTTGTTTGTTTCAAATAAAGGTCATGGTGACTCAAATGCCAGGCTTATGAATGACAGACAGAATGACACAAGCAGGTAGGACTCCTAGGTGCTACTTGGCCAAATGCAATACCTCCTTCCAGGAAGAAAATatgacacacacaacacactggCATATTCCTCTTTCTTTACCCACAGGTGTTCTATCTCATGATGTCATGGCCTGAGCCCGGGAACCGTTTATTCCCACCACCCCATCCTGCCTCTAAATATGTCCCTGAGCCCAATGACTGGGACTCTCTCTCTCAAGAACTCACCAACCTGACCAACCTTCTATATTGGCCTCCAACTGGTGGAAACAGGGATGACTTTTTGGCTTCTACCAGCCCCAAAACCTCCACTTACAGACTGAAGGGTCCTGCCCAAGCCAGCTATACTCTGGGAAGTAACCTAGAGGCCATCCTTGTGGCTAGAGATCACCAAGGCAGGCCCAAGACTCATGGTGGAGATCTGTTTCGGGCAAAGCTCCTGGGCCGGGAATTGAAAGCAGGAGTCCCAGGGGAGGTGAAGGATCTGGAGAATGGCACTTACCTCTTGTCCTTCCCTCTGCTCTGGGCTGGATGGGCTCAGGTGCAAGTGAGGCTGATCCACTCCAGCGAGGCAGTTGGGGTCCTGCAGAGAATCTGGAGAGGAAAACGGGCCACTGTTGACTTTAGAGGATATTTCCGAGGAAGGAAAGGCACTCAAGAGACTGTTATCTGCAACGTGGACCCCCAGTCAACTGGAGCCAAAGGGCCCACCTGCCAGTACAGGGATGTGGTTTCTGGGGAGGACTGGTTCTGTGCTCAACCCTCTACTTTGCCCTGCGATGCTTTAGTCGGCCACTCGAGTGGAAGTTACCTGAAGGTGACCACACTACATGATGAAGACCTGCTGGCCGGGTAAGAATCTAGAATAGTGCATGTGTccctaagtctctctctctctctctctctctctctctctctctctctctctctctctctctctctctctctctctctctctctcattttacatttgtgtgtgtgtgtgtgtgtgcatgtgtgtctgtgtatgagagGGCAGAtcatgtggaggttagaagacaacttgagggggttagttctcttctttcactttGTGGGGCCATTTACCATTCTCAGTTTATCACACTTGGCAAGAAGaacttttacctgctgaggcatcatcatcgtcatcattatTTAGAGATTCCTGAAGCCCAGATTGAACTTAAATTCCTCGTGTGGTTTTGGGTGACCTCGTAATGGAGGCAGAAAACtcaagagttcaaggacatccttggctgcatagtgaacacaagtccagcctgggatacatgagcaTTACTCTGTGTGTCAAAAAGGCAATCAGGGTCCGAGTGGGGTGGGGGTATTGTTATATTCCCTACTGTTTgtgtaacaacaataacaaaatttaatgttctttctagactccagtgccagggaaatTAGAACTTCTCACTTCCTGTGGTACTCTGTTTATTACAAAAGAGAACTACATGGCCCTTTGGTTACCTTGACTATTGCTGAACTGATAAGACTGTTCTCTTTGTTGTGTATTTCTCCTAACTATTACAATTGCCCTGTCAGTGCTCACTATATTGTAGTGACCTCCAATTAGGCAGAGGAGAGACAACCAGTCAACCATGGTATGCTCTTGAAAATCAAATTTTCACCTGGCCAACCTCCCTCAAAGTTCACACTCAGTGTTTCTTCAGGAGTGTGACTGACCAGCCACTCGCTTCAGGCATATCTCCAATCCTGGTGACACCAGCAGCCACTGGGAACATGAATGATGTGGGTGAGTGAGGCTGGAATATGGGGCTGAGGTGGGGATAGTTGTCAGCTGAGATGGGTTTTGGGCTTTTTTATTTCGTGTGGACTGGGGGGTATATGGGTGGGGTCACTCTCCTGTGCAGAAGTATGCGAGGTCAGGCTTACATCAGAATTGCCCaaattgctctttattttgttttatttaactttaagtTGTATTACAGGTTCATTTACTTGttttgtgtacacgtgtgtgtatctgtagtcccaggatttgaactcgggtcatgAGGCTTGAGAGctggtgcctttacctgctgagccatctcattggtggttttatgttgttgttgttttctttttattgcaaGCTTTTTCAGCATTTTGTTCATCAATAGTAATCAGAGCAAAAATGTGGTGTTCTGCCAGCCTAAGGGTGACTGGGTAGGTGGTATACAGAGCTAAGGTAAGCTGGAGGAGCTAATTCTGCTCTTTCAGGCCACATCCAGAAAGGAAGGGAGCTAGGCAGGACCCAGGTCCAATACATATATTATTTCTCTAAGAGGTTCCAAGTGCAGTGTTTGCACAGTGACTGCCTAGAGGCCTTGACTGACCAAGCACCCATAGTATTCAGAGAGACCCCTCGATCCATCTTCATCTGCCAACCCAAGGTGAGGctgaaggggaagaaggaagatctATGAAGTCCTACCCAGCAGCACACAGAGCTCCAATCAGGATGGTCCTCAAAAGTccacatgaactcacacacacacacacacacacacacacacacacacacacacacactcagaatgaAATCTATGTGGAAAATATGCTTAGCCACTAAAGAACATTGAGCACAGGGTAGAAAGTATCTGTGGAgatcttttatttgtatgtcaataaataaagtttgtgcggagatcagaggaaatagcaagccattttaagcagacatagaagtcaggcagtggtagcacatgtcctcAATCCTATCgcttatcaggcagggtctctgtgtgttcaaggccatattaGGGAACAgagtcatgcctttaatcccagtaccaaccatagagacctggaggtctgtacagacaggcagtgacaaggaagtgaggtagctgggctagaGAGCCACTGAGAGGGccaaacagcaaggcaataaaggcataggttagacaggaagtaacacacatttggaagctgcagagttggtgagttaAGGTCAGCTGGTGCCTTCTTTGATCTCCTATATTTGGCAccacatgttttttatttaataagaccacttagaaatttgtctacaagtaTCGATTATTTTATGCTCCAGAGAATACCAGATACAGTGCCTAGAAGACGCAGTGGTGGACTTAGAGCCTCAGGCACAAGGATCCAAGTGACCAGCCATGTGGCCTTGGGATGCCTGTGTCCAGCCTTGGAAGGTCTGGGCCGGAGTTCCAACCCATCTCAAACATCCTCTGATCCCCAATGGATGGTCACTGAGGGAGGTCTTGAGCTGTTTCCACTCCTGCCAAAGGAGGTGCTGGTTGCCAAACATCAGCCCCAGGCTGGAGGAAGGGTTCCGGGTATACACAGGAAGGACCCAGACAGCAGGTTAAATGTTCTAGGACTGTAAACATGGGGTAACATAAATAAAGGGCctctttatgttttgagacagagtctctcactgagtctggagaCTGCTGTTGAAGCTAGGCTGACTGGTCAGTGAGGCCCTGggatctccatctccatctcccgaGGTGCCTGGGTTCCAAGCATTGCACACCCAGTGTTTACACATGTTCTAGGGGTCGAGCTTAGGCCCTCACCCTTGCACATGCTTATAcatctcccactgagccatctccccagccctcagatGGGTTTTATTCTAGGATTTAATCCTTTCCCTGCCAGAGAAGTGTAGTGCAATGGTTAGTCCTATGGCTGTAACAGCATACTTCCTAGCTTCAAATGCTGtcattgaactttaaaaaaaaaaataaaaaaaaaataaaaaaaacttgatAGACGTGGAGATAAACTTAATGGGAGAGTACTTGTCTAGCTTGGACAAGGCACAGGATGTCGTCCTGCTGCTTTTAGCCCTCATCCTCGTTCTTAATCATGGTAAATCACTTAAGATTCTAGGATCTCAGTGTCCCCATCTATAATTGGACATGGATAGTTGTTGTAGAATGTTTAACTATgtagagatgtgttacatttgtttatgctgcatttgtttaattatgtaaagatgtgtgactgtttcaccttgcctgcctaaggcacatgattggtctaataaaaagctgaatggccaatagctaggcagagaaaggataggcgagcctggaggggagagggaataagtaggaggagaaatcgaGGCTCtatagaatgagagagagagagagaaagagaaagagagagagatgcctggggccagaagccaagcAGCCACCAGCCAGTCATAGAGACAGCAGGGAAGTtatatatacagaaagaaaggtaaaaagccctgaggcaaaaatgtagatgaagagaagcctgttaagttgtaagagctagtgggagaAACATAAGATAagtctgagcattcataactaataagtagtctctgtgtcatgattttggAGCTGGTTTTTGGCCCAAAATAAAAAACCTGCTGCAGACAGTGCTACATTCCAGTTGTGAatatgcacacctgtagtcccaggacTCTAGAGGTGAAGATGGGAGGATTAAGAAGTTACAGCTGGggcttaagagatggctcagtggttaagagcactgactgctttcccagaggacccgggttcaattcccagcacccacatgacagctcacaactgtctgtaactctaagtcctggggatccaacaacctcacatagacatacatgcaggtaaaaacactaatacacataaaaaattaaaaaaaaaagaagttaagacTATTCTCAGATACATGGGAAGTTTAAGGCACTCACGAGCTACCTAAGACTGTTTCaaacactcatgtgtacacacacaaacacacacatacacgcttcACAGGCTCTGTAAGAGTGCATTGATATACTACATTTAAAGTATGTAGAAGAATGACTGACTGGACCATCAAAATGGCTCAATGTACAAAAGAgtttgtagccaaggctgatgacctgagttcaaaccctggatTATACacaatgaaaggaaagaactgactcccaaaggcTGTCCTTtgagcaccacatgtgtgctgtggcattcacagcacacaaataaacaagtataaataaaagttaatttaCAATCAATATTTAAGACTATTGACATTTTATaagatgttcatttttttttctactttaaatctgctctgcttttctgtgtCCTATAGCCCTGCCCTCAAGGCCCCCATGCCGCCCTGGCCACCTGTCTCCAAAACCCTCTGGCTTCTACCACCGAGACAGATGGCATTCCACGTTCTGTTCTAGCCGCTCTTTCCCCACTGTGGACAGCATCCTCAACTGCCTGGCTGGCCGCATCGTCTACATGATGGGGGATTCCACACTTCGGCAGTGGTGGGAGTATCTGCGAGACACAGTGCCCTGTGAGTGACCGTGAGGGGAGAGGGGGGCCTGTGAGGACTCATGATGGAAAAGCCAGACAGCACTTGCGTTGAAGGAGACTCCcatgcctacaggccaagctaatggaggcattttctcaaatgagatcTCTCATCCCAGATAACTCTAGGCTGTGCCAAGCTGACAGAAAACAATCCAGGACACCCAAGGATCCAGCCCCACTGCCCAGCACTAGGACTACAAGCACACATGACCACAcctaacttttttattattattaaatttttatttattttacatatcaaccacagtttctcctccctcctctccccccactccctccccaaacctgtccatccactcctcagaaaggttaaggcctcccatgacagtcaacaaagcatggcatatcaagttgaggcaggaccaagctcctctcccctgcatcaaggctgagcgaagcatcccaccataggttccaaaaagccagctcatatgccagggacaggtcctggtcccactgctaggggcctcacaaagagaccaagctaca
Proteins encoded:
- the LOC102920767 gene encoding NXPE family member 3-like, coding for MMSWPEPGNRLFPPPHPASKYVPEPNDWDSLSQELTNLTNLLYWPPTGGNRDDFLASTSPKTSTYRLKGPAQASYTLGSNLEAILVARDHQGRPKTHGGDLFRAKLLGRELKAGVPGEVKDLENGTYLLSFPLLWAGWAQVQVRLIHSSEAVGVLQRIWRGKRATVDFRGYFRGRKGTQETVICNVDPQSTGAKGPTCQYRDVVSGEDWFCAQPSTLPCDALVGHSSGSYLKVTTLHDEDLLAGSVTDQPLASGISPILVTPAATGNMNDVALPSRPPCRPGHLSPKPSGFYHRDRWHSTFCSSRSFPTVDSILNCLAGRIVYMMGDSTLRQWWEYLRDTVPSLKPVDLHVTYQAGPLMAVDTTRGTVLHWRAHGWPLRSLRTPVASLHSVARELHGLAGGPSTVVVLGMGAHFTTFHPSIIARRLAGIRAAVKALLDREPSTLVVIKLANTGYKSVYGSDWLTLQVNRFLRAAFVGLQVAFVDAWEMTSSLDLPDNIHPKKLIVCNEVELFLSFVCPT